In Rattus rattus isolate New Zealand chromosome 3, Rrattus_CSIRO_v1, whole genome shotgun sequence, one genomic interval encodes:
- the Tnfaip8l2 gene encoding LOW QUALITY PROTEIN: tumor necrosis factor alpha-induced protein 8-like protein 2 (The sequence of the model RefSeq protein was modified relative to this genomic sequence to represent the inferred CDS: inserted 1 base in 1 codon) has translation MESFSSKSLALQAEKKLLSKMAGRSVAHLFIDETSSEVLDELYRVSKEYTHSRSKAQRVIKDLIKVAVKVAVLHRSGCFSPGELALATRFRQKLRQGAMTALSFGEVDFTFEAXVLAGLLIECRDILLELVEHHLTPKSHDRIRHVFDHYSDPDLLAALYGPDFTQHLGKICDGLRKLLDEGKL, from the exons ATGGAGTCCTTCAGCTCAAAGAGTCTGGCACTACAAGCGGAGAAGAAGCTGCTGAGTAAAATGGCTGGTCGGTCCGTGGCGCATCTCTTTATCGACGAGACCAGCAGCGAGGTGCTAGACGAGCTTTACCGCGTCTCCAAAGAATACACGCACAGCCGGTCCAAGGCACAACGGGTGATCAAAGACCTCATCAAGGTGGCCGTCAAGGTGGCGGTGTTGCACCGCAGTGGCTGCTTTAGCCCTGGGGAGCTGGCTCTGGCTACACGATTTCGCCAGAAGCTGCGGCAGGGTGCGATGACTGCACTTAGCTTTGGTGAGGTGGACTTCACCTTTGAGG GCGTGCTAGCAGGTCTGCTCATCGAGTGCCGGGACATTCTGCTGGAGCTGGTGGAGCACCACCTCACACCCAAGTCACATGACCGCATCAGACACGTGTTTGATCACTACTCTGACCCTGACCTGCTGGCTGCCCTCTATGGGCCCGACTTCACTCAGCACCTTGGCAAGATCTGTGATGGGCTCCGGAAGCTTCTAGACGAGGGGAAGCTCTGA